A region of Solanum dulcamara chromosome 7, daSolDulc1.2, whole genome shotgun sequence DNA encodes the following proteins:
- the LOC129896220 gene encoding U2 small nuclear ribonucleoprotein A', with protein sequence MVRLTADLIWKSPHFFNAIRERELDLRGNKIPVIENLGATEDQFDTIDLSDNEIVKLENFPYLNRLGTLLMNNNRITRINPNIGEFLPKLHTLIVTSNRLTNLVEIDPLASLPKLKFLSLLENNITKRPNYRLYVIHKLKSLRLLDFRKVKQKERLEASKLFASQEAEEQVKKESVKTSVPVEVAAPAEEPKEDQAPKSAAPTPEQIIAIKAAIVNSQTLEEVARLEQALKSGQLPADLNIGDFDVAAKKEDAKEDKMVTDSDDKANKAEENVPEQKTDGPTDMEQE encoded by the exons ATGGTGAGATTAACGGCGGACTTGATTTGGAAAAGCCCTCACTTCTTCAATGCCATTCGCGAACGCGAGTTAGATCTTCGAG GCAATAAGATTCCTGTCATTGAGAACTTAGGTGCTACCGAG GATCAATTTGACACGATTGATTTATCTGATAATGAGATTGTTAAACTCGAGAATTTTCCATATTTGAATCGACTTGGAACTTTACTAATGAACAACAATAGAATTACGCGCATCAACCCTAACATTGGAG AGTTTCTGCCAAAATTGCATACTTTGATTGTGACTAGCAACAGACTTACGAATTTGGTTGAAATTGACCCCCTTGCGTCTCTCCCAAAGCTGAAGTTTCTTAGTCTTCTTGAGAACAATATCACAAAGAGACCAAATTATCGCCTTTATGTCATTCACAAATTGAAGTCCTTGCGTTTGCTGGATTTCAGGAAAGTCAAACAAAAG GAGAGATTGGAAGCAAGTAAGTTATTTGCATCGCAAGAAGCTGAAGAGCAGGTCAAAAAGGAATCGGTGAAGACTTCTGTACCTGTTGAGGTTGCGGCGCCTGCTGAGGAACCAAAGGAAGATCAAGCACCTAAGTCAGCTGCTCCTACACCTGAGCAAATTATAGCAATTAAG GCTGCCATTGTGAATTCCCAAACGCTTGAGGAGGTGGCTAGACTTGAACAG GCATTGAAGTCAGGCCAGCTTCCTGCAGATTTAAATATTGGTGATTTTGATGTTGCTGCTAAAAAAGAAGACGCCAAAGAAGACAAGATGGTAACAGATAGCGATGATAAAGCTAACAAGGCGGAGGAAAATGTACCTGAACAGAAAactgatggtcctacagatatggaGCAG GAGTAG